A window of Castanea sativa cultivar Marrone di Chiusa Pesio chromosome 1, ASM4071231v1 contains these coding sequences:
- the LOC142622445 gene encoding LRR receptor-like serine/threonine-protein kinase RPK2: MPLPWLLIFFFSSFTNPPLITSSILFPSDALSLLSFKNSITLDPSNLLSTWTPSTNHCHWYGITCHRDRVISLNLTNTLAKDSALSGTLSASIANLTQLRTLSIPNNMFFGEIPGSSIGKLQSLEVLELQGNNFSGNIPTQITRLYYLTLVNLSHNSLSGPIPNRLIGLRNLRVVDLSHNQLSDRIKISVDSLGKCELLNHLRLSHNFLTDSIPPEIGNCWNLRTLLLDGNIFEGRIPAKIGQISELRVLDVSRNSLTDRIPQELGNCRKLSVLVLTKVDSGPGHNEDSLVDSYRVEFNAFFGGVPSEVLLLPSLKVLWAPRANLGGQLPGNWSDSCSLRVLNLGQNYITGVVPESLGLCKNLSFLDLSSNTLLGYLPTQMRVPCMVYFNVSRNNISGFLPRFENGSCDATMMISYGQYPNNLDKKDIQNAYFNIPVWSSQKNTFYGLGLGENNEIIHDFSWNSLTGSLPLFSLGEGLLATNLKFTYKLLLNDNRFNGKLPGQIVSNCNDLDSFLVNLSANQLSGELHQALLLDCLQLKEFEAAHNQIGGSISPGIGGSMMLQRIDLSGNKLSGPLPYQLGNLKNLRWMLLGGNKLTGGIPFQLGKLTSLMVLDLSRNALTGTIPASLTNAFSLKTVLLDHNGLYGDIPSSFSTLTNLTKLDVSFNNLSGHIPHLQPLSDCDSFRGNRYLHSCPDLYSAPLAGLPVSPEVQNLPKQRKLKSSIIAAVTSASVVLCILLVIVLVIIFGRRKLGRLASLRRKVVVTFADSPTELNYDNVIRATGNFSMQNLIGAGGFGSTYKAELVPGFLVAVKKLSIGRFQGIQQFDAEIRTLGRIRHKHLVTLIGYYGGEAEMFLIYNYLSGGNLETFIHNRSANNVQWPVVYKIAIHIAQALAFLHYSCVPRIVHRDIKPSNILLDEELNAYLSDFGLARLLEVSETHATTDVAGTFGYVAPEYATTCRVSDKSDVYSFGVVLLELISGKKSLDPSFSEYGNGFNIVAWAKLLISESRSSELFSPELWETGPKESLLGLLMIASTCTAETLSARPSMKQVLDKLRQLKN, encoded by the coding sequence ATGCCTCTTCCATGgcttctaatattttttttctcttccttcacCAACCCACCTCTCATCACTTCTTCAATCCTCTTTCCCAGTGACGCATTGTCCCTCCTGAGCTTCAAAAACTCCATCACTCTTGACCCTTCTAACCTCCTCTCCACATGGACCCCATCCACCAACCACTGCCACTGGTATGGCATCACTTGCCACAGAGACAGAGTCATCTCCTTAAACCTCACTAACACTTTGGCCAAAGACTCTGCTCTCTCTGGAACACTCTCAGCTTCCATTGCAAACCTCACCCAGCTCAGAACTTTGTCCATTCccaacaacatgttctttggtGAAATCCCAGGTAGCAGCATCGGAAAGCTTCAGTCTTTGGAGGTTCTTGAGCTTCAAGGTAACAACTTTTCAGGAAATATTCCGACCCAGATAACTCGTCTTTACTATCTTACCTTGGTAAATTTGTCCCATAATTCACTTTCGGGTCCCATACCCAATAGACTGATTGGTTTGAGAAATTTACGAGTTGTTGATTTGTCCCATAATCAGCTTTCTGATAGGATTAAAATTAGTGTAGATAGTTTGGGTAAATGTGAGTTGTTGAATCATTTGAGGCTTTCCCACAACTTTCTGACTGATTCTATTCCACCTGAGATTGGAAATTGTTGGAATTTGAGGACCCTTTTGCTTGATGGGAACATATTTGAAGGCCGGATCCCGGCCAAGATTGGCCAGATTTCTGAGCTCCGGGTTCTAGATGTTTCTAGAAATAGCCTTACTGATAGGATCCCACAAGAGCTTGGCAATTGCAGGAAGTTGTCTGTTCTTGTGTTGACTAAGGTTGACTCTGGGCCTGGTCACAATGAGGATAGCTTGGTGGATAGTTATAGAGTTGAATTCAATGCCTTTTTTGGGGGTGTTCCTTCTGAGGTCTTGTTGCTTCCCAGCTTAAAGGTTTTGTGGGCACCTAGAGCGAATCTTGGTGGCCAGTTACCTGGTAATTGGAGTGATTCTTGCTCGCTGAGAGTCCTCAATTTGGGGCAGAATTATATCACTGGTGTGGTACCTGAAAGTCTGGGGTTGTGTAAGAATCTCAGTTTCTTGGATTTGAGTTCAAACACTTTGCTGGGATACCTCCCTACTCAAATGCGGGTTCCATGTATGGTGTACTTCAATGTCAGCCGGAACAACATATCTGGTTTTCTTCCAAGGTTTGAGAATGGCAGTTGTGATGCTACCATGATGATCTCTTATGGGCAATATCCTAATAACCTAGATAAGAAAGATATTCAGAATGCCTACTTTAACATTCCTGTTTGGAGTTCTCAGAAGAATACCTTTTATGGACTGGGGTTGGGAGAGAATAATGAAATCATTCATGATTTTAGTTGGAATAGCCTCACTGGTTCACTACCTTTGTTCTCTCTGGGAGAAGGGTTGTTGGCAACCAATTTAAAGTTCACCTACAAATTGTTACTGAATGATAACAGGTTCAATGGGAAACTTCCTGGCCAGATAGTTTCAAACTGTAATGATCTGGATAGCTTTTTGGTTAACTTGAGTGCAAATCAACTATCTGGTGAACTTCATCAAGCACTTCTTCTTGACTGTCTACAGCTGAAAGAGTTTGAAGCAGCACACAATCAGATCGGTGGATCAATTAGCCCTGGTATTGGTGGCTCTATGATGCTTCAACGTATTGACTTAAGTGGAAATAAACTGTCTGGACCTCTTCCTTATCAATTGGGGAATCTGAAAAATCTGAGATGGATGCTTCTAGGAGGAAACAAGTTAACAGGAGGAATCCCTTTTCAATTAGGTAAATTGACTTCTCTTATGGTTTTGGACTTATCTCGAAATGCTCTAACAGGAACTATCCCTGCAAGTTTGACAAATGCCTTTAGTCTTAAAACCGTGTTGCTCGATCACAATGGGCTTTATGGGGACATACCTTCATCTTTCTCAACACTAACTAATCTTACCAAACTGGATGTTTCTTTCAACAACCTTTCTGGTCATATCCCACATCTTCAGCCCCTGAGTGATTGTGATTCCTTCCGAGGGAATAGATATCTGCATTCTTGCCCAGATTTATACTCTGCCCCACTTGCTGGGCTTCCGGTTTCACCTGAAGTTCAAAATTTgcccaaacaaagaaaattaaagtcTTCCATAATTGCTGCTGTAACCTCTGCTTCTGTTGTACTATGTATACTCCTAGTAATAGTTCTTGTCATTATTTTTGGGAGGAGAAAGCTTGGTAGACTCGCTAGCTTGAGAAGGAAAGTAGTAGTGACCTTTGCAGATTCTCCAACTGAACTGAATTATGATAATGTGATTAGAGCTACTGGGAATTTCAGCATGCAGAATCTTATAGGTGCAGGTGGCTTTGGGTCAACTTACAAGGCAGAATTGGTCCCAGGTTTCCTTGTAGCTGTGAAGAAGCTCTCTATAGGTAGGTTTCAAGGCATTCAACAATTTGATGCAGAGATAAGAACATTAGGAAGAATTCGACACAAGCACCTTGTAACTCTTATTGGATATTATGGGGGAGAGGCTGAAATGTTCCtaatttacaattatctttCTGGTGGAAACCTTGAAACCTTCATACACAACAGGTCGGCCAATAATGTACAGTGGCCAGTTGTCTACAAGATCGCAATTCACATAGCACAGGCTCTTGCTTTCCTTCACTACTCCTGTGTTCCTCGGATAGTTCATCGGGACATAAAACCTAGCAACATCCTGCTTGATGAGGAGCTTAATGCCTATCTGTCGGACTTTGGGTTGGCTAGGCTCCTTGAAGTATCTGAGACCCATGCCACTACAGATGTTGCAGGCACCTTTGGGTATGTAGCACCAGAATATGCAACCACATGCAGGGTTTCTGACAAATCAGATGTTTATAGCTTTGGTGTTGTTCTGTTGGAACTGATCTCGGGAAAAAAGTCACTTGACCCATCATTTTCTGAGTATGGGAATGGGTTCAATATTGTGGCATGGGCCAAGTTGTTGATCAGTGAAAGTCGTTCTTCTGAGCTTTTCTCTCCTGAATTATGGGAAACAGGGCCTAAGGAGAGCCTGTTAGGACTCTTGATGATTGCATCAACTTGCACAGCAGAGACACTTTCTGCTCGGCCATCAATGAAGCAGGTTCTTGATAAATTGAGAcagttgaaaaattaa
- the LOC142622446 gene encoding uncharacterized protein LOC142622446: MGKKKKDIIRLERESVIPIQKPKIISSLANLLEQTSDRANFLKLCQRIEYTIRAWYLLQFEDMMQLYTLFDPIHGAQKLEQQNLTPEEVDEFEIKFLMYLFQVMDKSNFRITTDDEIEVALSAQYRLNLPIVVDESMLDKRLLTTYFMKHPHDNLPYFADKYIIFRRGIGIDHTTGYFFKSKVNTIIVRAWRCFLKVTGLKRVLFRKSRPHFKNDKKESIEISTEAEQDDLYVERIRVENMKLSIFSKLLSKITIQEPTFDRIIVVYRRANTKKENKRGIYVKHFKNIPMADLEIVLPEKRNPSLTPMDWVKFLVSAVIGLVTVISSLSMPKADIRVIFAILSAVIGYCVKTYFSFQQNLITYQSLITQSVYDKQLDSGRGTLLHLCDEVIQQEVKEVILSFFMLMKWGKATRQDLDVWCEELIKKEFNESCNFDVDDAVQKLEKLGIVAQDSKGSYVCVDLKRANEIIGTTTEEVVLTAKQGDSTL, from the exons atgggaaaaaagaagaaggatatcATACGGTTGGAGAGGGAATCAGTGATTCCAATCCAGAAGCCAAAGATTATAAGCTCCTTGGCCAACCTCTTAG AACAAACTTCTGACCGagccaattttttaaaactctgCCAGAGAATTGAATACACAATTCGAGCTTGGTATCTTCTACAGTTTGAGGATATGATG CAATTATACACGTTATTTGACCCAATCCATGGGGCCCAGAAATTGGAGCAACAGAACCTAACTCCTGAAGAAGTTGATGAATTTGAAATCAAATTCCTGATGTACTTATTTCAG GTGATGGATAAGAGCAATTTCAGGATAACAACAGATGATGAGATTGAGGTTGCTCTTTCTGCACAATATCGCCTAAATCTGCCTATTGTAGTTGATGAATCTATG CTTGATAAAAGGCTTTTGACAACGTATTTTATGAAGCATCCTCATGACAACCTTCCATACTTCGCTGATAAG TACATAATCTTCAGACGTGGCATTGGGATTGATCATACAACTGGTTACTTTTTCAAATCCAAAGTAAATACCATTATTGTGCGTGCGTGGAGATGTTTTCTGAAAGTGACTGG GTTGAAAAGAGTTTTGTTCAGAAAGTCAAGGccacattttaaaaatgataaaaaagaatCTATTGAAATTAGCACTGAAGCAGAGCAAGATGACTTATATGTTGAACGGATCCGTGTTGAAAATATGAAACTCAG TATTTTTTCAAAGCTGCTGAGCAAGATTACAATTCAAGAACCCACATTTGATAGAATTATTGTTGTCTACAG GCGGGCAAataccaaaaaggaaaataaacgGGGTATATATGTGAAGCATTTCAAGAACATTCCAATGGCTGATTTGGAAATTGTACTT CCAGAAAAGAGAAATCCAAGTTTAACTCCGATGGACTGGGTCAAATTCCTTGTTTCTGCAGTAATAGGACTG GTTACTGTTATTAGTTCACTTAGCATGCCCAAAGCAGATATCCGGGTCATATTTGCTATCCTCTCAGCAGTGATCGGTTACTGTGTCAAAACATATTTCTC GTTTCAGCAAAACTTAATTACATATCAGAGCCTAATCACACAGTCTGTGTATGACAAACAACTAGATAGTGGAAGGGGAACTCTTCTTCACTTGTGCGATGAGGTGATTCAACAGGAA GTCAAAGAGGTAATCCTTTCATTCTTTATGCTGATGAAGTGGGGAAAAGCTACTAGACAG GATCTTGATGTGTGGTGTGAGGAACTTATTAAGAAAGAATTTAATGAAAGCTGTAATTTTGATGTGGATGATGCTGTTCAAAAGTTAGAGAAATTAGGAATTGTTGCTCAG GATTCTAAGGGAAGCTATGTATGCGTAGATTTGAAGCGTGCTAATGAGATAATCGGCACCACCACGGAGGAGGTTGTACTTACTGCTAAACAGGGTGACAGCACTCTTTGA
- the LOC142621705 gene encoding uncharacterized protein LOC142621705 isoform X1 yields the protein MSGKTKDVIRLERESVIPILKPRLVMNLANLIELDSDRAEFLKLCKRVEYTIRAWYLLQFEDLMQLYSLFDPVHGAQKLEQQKLSPEEIDSLEQNFLTYLLQVMEKSNFKIATDEEINIAVSGQYLLNLPITVDESKLDKKVLKKFFAEHPHENLPAFADKYIIFRRGIGIDRTTDFFFLEKVDMIIGRFWGYLLRLTRLEKLLKRSSGQHKKDPKKQDDICPEADAEDLYVERIRLENMELSFRNLLGKITIQEPTFDRIIVVYRQASTKSKTERGIYVKHFKNIPMADMEIVLPEKKNPGLTPMDWVKFLVSAVVGLVAVFSSLEMPKADMWVMFAVLSTVIGYCAKTYFTFQANMAAYQNLITQSMYDKQLDSGKGTLLHLCDDVIQQEVKEVIISFFVLMEQGKATRQDLDLRCEELIKDEFGESCNFDVDDAVHKLEQLGIVARDSIGRYFCTGLKRANDIIGTTTEELVLMARQGDYRASERPMNGSL from the exons ATGAGTGGAAAGACGAAAGATGTGATTCGCTTAGAGCGTGAATCAGTGATTCCAATTCTCAAGCCCAGGCTTGTCATGAACTTGGCCAACCTCATTG AACTTGATTCAGACCGGGCCGAGTTTTTAAAGCTCTGCAAAAGAGTTGAATACACAATTCGAGCTTGGTATCTTCTTCAATTTGAGGATTTGATG CAACTGTACTCCCTCTTTGACCCTGTACATGGGGCTCAGAAATTGGAACAGCAGAAACTATCACCTGAAGAAATTGATTCACTTGAACAGAATTTCCTGACTTACTTATTGCAG GTGATGGAAAAGAGCAATTTCAAGATAGCGACTGACGAAGAAATTAATATTGCTGTTTCGGGGCAGTATCTTTTAAATCTTCCAATCACAGTTGATGAATCTAAG CTTGACAAGAAggttttgaagaaattttttgctGAGCATCCTCATGAGAACCTTCCAGCTTTTGCTGATAAG tACATTATCTTTCGTCGTGGTATTGGTATTGATCGGACTactgatttctttttcttggagAAAGTGGATATGATCATTGGTCGCTTCTGGGGATATCTTTTGAGACTAACTAG GCTGGAAAAGCTTTTAAAAAGGTCAAGTGGACAGCATAAGAAAGATCCAAAGAAGCAAGATGATATTTGTCCTGAAGCAGATGCAGAAGACCTATATGTTGAACGGATCCGTCTTGAAAATATGGAACTAAG TTTTAGAAATTTGCTGGGCAAGATCACAATCCAAGAACCTACATTTGATAGGATCATTGTTGTCTACAG GCAAGCAAGTACGAAATCAAAAACAGAACGAGGAATATATGTGAAGCATTTCAAAAACATTCCAATGGCTGATATGGAAATAGTTCTT CCTGAAAAGAAAAATCCTGGATTAACTCCAATGGACTGGGTCAAGTTCCTTGTATCTGCTGTGGTTGGGCTG GTTGCAGTATTTAGTTCTCTTGAAATGCCTAAGGCTGATATGTGGGTCATGTTTGCTGTTCTATCAACAGTGATTGGTTATTGTGCTAAGACATACTTCAC GTTTCAAGCAAACATGGCTGCGTATCAGAATTTGATAACACAGTCCATGTATGACAAACAACTGGATAGTGGAAAGGGTACTCTTCTTCACTTGTGTGATGATGTGATTCAACAGGAA GTCAAAGAGGTgatcatttctttctttgtattgaTGGAACAGGGCAAAGCTACACGACAG GATCTCGATCTACGGTGTGAGGAACTAATAAAAGACGAGTTTGGTGAGAGCTGTAATTTTGATGTGGATGATGCAGTTCACAAGTTGGAGCAGCTAGGGATTGTTGCTCGA GATAGCATTGGACGATATTTCTGCACGGGACTAAAACGGGCTAATGACATCATTGGCACCACCACTGAGGAGCTTGTCCTTATGGCAAGACAGG GTGATTATAGAGCTTCAGAACGGCCCATGAATGGTTCTCTCTGA
- the LOC142621705 gene encoding uncharacterized protein LOC142621705 isoform X2: MSGKTKDVIRLERESVIPILKPRLVMNLANLIELDSDRAEFLKLCKRVEYTIRAWYLLQFEDLMQLYSLFDPVHGAQKLEQQKLSPEEIDSLEQNFLTYLLQVMEKSNFKIATDEEINIAVSGQYLLNLPITVDESKLDKKVLKKFFAEHPHENLPAFADKYIIFRRGIGIDRTTDFFFLEKVDMIIGRFWGYLLRLTRLEKLLKRSSGQHKKDPKKQDDICPEADAEDLYVERIRLENMELSFRNLLGKITIQEPTFDRIIVVYRQASTKSKTERGIYVKHFKNIPMADMEIVLPEKKNPGLTPMDWVKFLVSAVVGLVAVFSSLEMPKADMWVMFAVLSTVIGYCAKTYFTFQANMAAYQNLITQSMYDKQLDSGKGTLLHLCDDVIQQEVKEVIISFFVLMEQGKATRQDLDLRCEELIKDEFGESCNFDVDDAVHKLEQLGIVARDSIGRYFCTGLKRANDIIGTTTEELVLMARQGNAIP; encoded by the exons ATGAGTGGAAAGACGAAAGATGTGATTCGCTTAGAGCGTGAATCAGTGATTCCAATTCTCAAGCCCAGGCTTGTCATGAACTTGGCCAACCTCATTG AACTTGATTCAGACCGGGCCGAGTTTTTAAAGCTCTGCAAAAGAGTTGAATACACAATTCGAGCTTGGTATCTTCTTCAATTTGAGGATTTGATG CAACTGTACTCCCTCTTTGACCCTGTACATGGGGCTCAGAAATTGGAACAGCAGAAACTATCACCTGAAGAAATTGATTCACTTGAACAGAATTTCCTGACTTACTTATTGCAG GTGATGGAAAAGAGCAATTTCAAGATAGCGACTGACGAAGAAATTAATATTGCTGTTTCGGGGCAGTATCTTTTAAATCTTCCAATCACAGTTGATGAATCTAAG CTTGACAAGAAggttttgaagaaattttttgctGAGCATCCTCATGAGAACCTTCCAGCTTTTGCTGATAAG tACATTATCTTTCGTCGTGGTATTGGTATTGATCGGACTactgatttctttttcttggagAAAGTGGATATGATCATTGGTCGCTTCTGGGGATATCTTTTGAGACTAACTAG GCTGGAAAAGCTTTTAAAAAGGTCAAGTGGACAGCATAAGAAAGATCCAAAGAAGCAAGATGATATTTGTCCTGAAGCAGATGCAGAAGACCTATATGTTGAACGGATCCGTCTTGAAAATATGGAACTAAG TTTTAGAAATTTGCTGGGCAAGATCACAATCCAAGAACCTACATTTGATAGGATCATTGTTGTCTACAG GCAAGCAAGTACGAAATCAAAAACAGAACGAGGAATATATGTGAAGCATTTCAAAAACATTCCAATGGCTGATATGGAAATAGTTCTT CCTGAAAAGAAAAATCCTGGATTAACTCCAATGGACTGGGTCAAGTTCCTTGTATCTGCTGTGGTTGGGCTG GTTGCAGTATTTAGTTCTCTTGAAATGCCTAAGGCTGATATGTGGGTCATGTTTGCTGTTCTATCAACAGTGATTGGTTATTGTGCTAAGACATACTTCAC GTTTCAAGCAAACATGGCTGCGTATCAGAATTTGATAACACAGTCCATGTATGACAAACAACTGGATAGTGGAAAGGGTACTCTTCTTCACTTGTGTGATGATGTGATTCAACAGGAA GTCAAAGAGGTgatcatttctttctttgtattgaTGGAACAGGGCAAAGCTACACGACAG GATCTCGATCTACGGTGTGAGGAACTAATAAAAGACGAGTTTGGTGAGAGCTGTAATTTTGATGTGGATGATGCAGTTCACAAGTTGGAGCAGCTAGGGATTGTTGCTCGA GATAGCATTGGACGATATTTCTGCACGGGACTAAAACGGGCTAATGACATCATTGGCACCACCACTGAGGAGCTTGTCCTTATGGCAAGACAGGGTAATGCTATTCCTTGA
- the LOC142612432 gene encoding uncharacterized protein LOC142612432 produces the protein MAADQRRKRLHGPSIIGSSSREQHKVKRKNLGLPHNESNTKAHISLQWDCNQKRVVAKREQIGVSRRDLRPFNGSVPEHHNTIADVFAIPQEIFELEDLTEVLSHEVWQSHLSENERNSLMQLLPRGPEPQQVMQALFAGDDFHFGNPFLKWGASLCSGGLHPDAIHHREQCLKAEKKAYYSNLQKYHSDMVGYLVKLKERWESCKDLEKETVQKLWRSRNGVEKRITSHGNESRFPDPEEDLTATSESCSWAADDRACSSDNQNTSGMKGAELTKRLPEKGFMKDKGRNPLTASDNVLNVGARPRNGDKIHKRNIHCSDGAKYMSYFKISKKQHELVKNMKQSGKSIQSRSLNRVLGNLDSFHVQPYEVFVEEEQKKLHQHWLQLATEVLPVAFDNWRGRQLQRSLVINSLAQEVKDYKKSLMKDKNNVNLESMLEDEKENKLISNASTVEDDEELVPGSPWNQESVPYSPGNQQSVPGSPLNEESVPGSPQNEESVPGSPQNEESVPGSPQNEESVSVSPQNQESIPGSPQNQESIPGSPQSQESIPGSPQSQESIPCSPQNQESIPGSPQNQSLQQISSPSGDHEIDPIDMDAEDNHIMSKSDNAPADKSRYSGDLNTADDVICRGVPLTSGEDIWPAVNVSHSFYDSTASHEFTSASGLPLEHSQVNEHHRTHMIDLESDLQVEESGKDFLQRQSGDCSFSSYPNQDRNELLQSLFKSQGMLYHQEQKQTGLEFQPQVNLSMENGQFPGHFQEQPQQSMPLELEQKRQNEVYMQRNISGNMYSDGGRYLIPRQEHLTPVNVQDLPVNTICMPAPLPSGLNGGGLLSQNWFPGEHQVHGGWAGSDGASVRSQSIGSGSGADQSLFHVLSHCNQLRSSGPYDSVGPTEQFIPSRNYGMVGGGNVTPRISNVLPQASHPLDFLSGREAATSVMPDDMGWMSLSHQNSVLHDPMGKPYLRSWNQ, from the exons ATGGCGGCTGATCAGCGCAGAAAACGCTTGCATGGTCCGAGCATTATAGGTTCCAGTTCTAGGGAGCAACATAAAGTAAAAAGGAAGAATCTAGGATTGCCACACAATGAATCAAATACAAAAGCTCATATTTCACTTCAGTGGGATTGCAATCAAAAAAGGGTTGTTGCTAAAAGGGAACAAATTGGTGTAAGTCGGAGAGATTTGAGGCCATTTAATGGTTCAGTTCCTGAGCATCACAACACCATTGCAGATGTTTTTGCTATTCCTCAAGAAATTTTTGAGTTAGAAGATTTGACAGAAGTTCTTTCACATGAG GTTTGGCAGAGTCATCTTTcagaaaatgagagaaactcCCTTATGCAGCTTCTCCCTAGAGGACCTGAGCCACAGCAAGTTATGCAGGCATTGTTTGCTGGGGATGACTTTCACTTTGGGAACCCCTTTCTCAAATG GGGTGCTTCACTGTGTTCGGGTGGTCTTCACCCTGATGCAATTCATCATCGGGAACAGTGTCTTAAGGCTGAGAAGAAAGCATACTACTCAAATTTGCAGAAGTATCATTCTGA TATGGTAGGATATTTAGTGAAGTTgaaagaaagatgggaaagcTGCAAGGATCTGGAAAAGGAAACTGTGCAAAAATTATGGAG GTCAAGAAATGGTGTGGAAAAAAGAATCACCTCACATGGAAATGAGTCAAGATTTCCTGATCCTGAGGAGGATCTGACAGCTACATCTGAATCTTGTTCCTGGGCTGCAGATGACAGAGCATGTAGTAGTGATAACCAGAACACCTCAGGGATGAAGGGTGCAGAACTTACTAAGAG GTTGCCTGAGAAAGGCTTCATGAAAGACAAAGGTAGAAATCCATTGACTGCTTCAGATAATGTGCTCAATGTAGGAGCAAGGCCCAGAAATGGAGACAAGATACACAAGCGTAATATTCACTGCAGTGATGGTGCCAAATACATGTCTTATTTCAAG ATCAGCAAGAAGCAACATGAACTTGTCAAGAATATGAAGCAGTCTGGTAAAAGCATCCAGTCTAGGTCTCTTAATCGTGTTTTGGGTAATCTTGATAGCTTTCATGTGCAACCATATGAAGTGTTTGTGGAAGAAGAGCAAAAGAAATTGCATCAGCACTG GTTGCAATTGGCAACTGAAGTTCTCCCAGTGGCGTTTGATAACTGGAGAGGGAGACAGCTTCAAAGATCACTAGTGATTAATTCTTTGGCACAAGAAGtgaaagattataaaaaatctCTGATGAAG GATAAGAATAATGTGAACCTTGAGAGCATGCTCGAGGATGAGAAGGAAAACAAATTGATAAGCAATGCATCTActgtggaagatgatgaagagctTGTTCCTGGTTCCCCATGGAATCAGGAGTCTGTTCCTTACTCGCCAGGGAATCAGCAGTCTGTTCCTGGCTCACCACTAAATGAGGAATCTGTTCCTGGATCGCCACAGAATGAAGAGTCTGTTCCTGGATCGCCACAGAATGAAGAGTCTGTTCCTGGATCGCCACAGAATGAAGAGTCTGTTTCTGTCTCCCCTCAGAATCAAGAATCTATTCCTGGCTCCCCACAGAATCAAGAATCTATTCCTGGCTCCCCCCAGAGTCAGGAGTCTATTCCTGGCTCCCCACAGAGTCAGGAGTCTATTCCTTGCTCCCCACAGAACCAGGAGTCTATTCCTGGATCCCCACAGAATCAGTCTCTGCAGCAGATTTCTTCTCCTAGTGGTGACCATGAGATTGATCCCATTGACATGGATGCTGAAGACAATCATATCATGTCAAAGTCAGATAACGCTCCTGCTGACAAATCTAGGTACTCGGGGGATTTGAACACTGCAGATGATGTCATTTGTAGGGGAGTGCCTCTTACTTCTGGAGAAGACATTTGGCCAGCTGTTAATGTGTCCCATTCTTTCTATGATTCCACTGCAAGCCATGAGTTCACATCTGCCAGTGGGTTGCCACTTGAACATTCTCAAGTTAATGAACATCATCGGACCCATATGATTGATCTAGAATCTGACTTGCAAGTGGAAGAGAGTGGGAAAGATTTTCTGCAGAGACAATCAGGCGATTGTTCCTTCAGTTCTTACCCAAACCAAGACAGAAATGAGTTACTTCAATCTCTCTTTAAGAGCCAGGGGATGTTGTACCATCAGGAGCAGAAACAGACTGGTTTGGAATTCCAGCCACAAGTCAATTTGTCAATGGAAAATGGTCAGTTTCCTGGGCATTTCCAGGAGCAGCCGCAGCAGTCAATGCCACTGGAACTGGAGCAGAAGAGACAGAACGAGGTTTATATGCAACGAAACATCTCAGGGAACATGTACTCTGATGGAGGCAGATACTTGATCCCGAGGCAAGAACACTTGACACCAGTCAATGTGCAGGACTTGCCAGTCAATACCATCTGCATGCCAGCACCTCTGCCATCTGGCTTAAATGGTGGAGGATTGTTAAGTCAGAACTGGTTTCCTGGTGAGCATCAAGTCCATGGTGGCTGGGCTGGTTCTGATGGTGCTAGCGTCCGGAGTCAGAGCATTGGGAGTGGAAGTGGTGCAGATCAGAGTTTATTCCATGTCCTATCTCATTGTAACCAATTACGTTCTAGTGGTCCTTATGATTCAGTGGGTCCCACAGAACAGTTCATTCCATCGAGGAACTATGGAATGGTGGGTGGGGGTAATGTTACTCCCCGGATCAGCAATGTTCTACCACAAGCATCTCATCCACTAGACTTCTTGAGTGGGCGTGAAGCAGCTACTTCTGTGATGCCTGATGATATGGGATGGATGAGCTTGTCACATCAAAATTCTGTTTTACATGATCCAATGGGAAAACCATACTTGAGGTCATGGAACCAGTAA